The Rhodothermus bifroesti genome window below encodes:
- a CDS encoding PorV/PorQ family protein → MALLALGICNALAQKVGSTSMQFLKVMPSARAAAVGEAYSVWASGAEALFWNPGGLASVARHEVSLTYVDWLFDTKQGAFAYALSLGNLGAIGLQVQYVDFGVFEETTNEFPYIIDPDRPGMTGRTFRPFGYLIGATYGRYLTDRFSLGLSIKYAYESLFNDKRVEQVMIRPGTYADVNTWASGILFDFGMRYNTGFRSIQIASAVQNFGPNVRYATEAYPVPLLFRVGVAAHLFGPIGLLQGGYEKSRLSAAFDIFHPNDYAQQFHMGLEYEFMDILSLRGGYKFNYDSDGLTLGIGLKYKVGNMQVSMDYSYGSMGDYLEDVQRISLGVIVP, encoded by the coding sequence GTGGCCCTACTGGCGCTGGGCATCTGCAACGCGCTGGCGCAAAAAGTAGGCAGCACCTCCATGCAGTTCCTCAAGGTGATGCCTTCTGCCCGTGCTGCAGCCGTAGGCGAAGCCTACAGCGTTTGGGCCTCAGGTGCCGAAGCCCTGTTTTGGAATCCGGGTGGACTTGCTTCGGTAGCACGCCATGAAGTTTCCCTGACCTATGTGGATTGGCTTTTCGATACCAAACAAGGCGCTTTTGCTTATGCCCTTTCCTTGGGCAATTTGGGCGCTATAGGCCTGCAGGTGCAATATGTAGACTTTGGTGTCTTTGAAGAGACAACCAATGAATTCCCCTATATCATCGATCCAGATCGCCCCGGAATGACTGGGCGCACATTTAGACCCTTCGGTTATCTCATAGGCGCTACCTACGGACGATACTTAACCGATCGATTCTCGCTTGGCCTAAGCATAAAATATGCTTACGAATCCCTTTTCAATGATAAAAGGGTGGAGCAGGTAATGATTCGTCCCGGAACTTACGCTGATGTAAATACATGGGCTTCGGGTATCCTATTTGATTTTGGCATGCGGTACAATACCGGATTCCGGTCCATTCAAATCGCTTCGGCAGTCCAAAATTTTGGCCCTAACGTTCGCTACGCTACGGAGGCATACCCCGTCCCGCTGCTTTTCAGAGTAGGGGTTGCCGCTCATCTGTTTGGTCCAATTGGCCTGCTTCAAGGAGGCTACGAAAAAAGTCGCCTCAGTGCAGCTTTTGATATTTTTCATCCTAATGATTATGCTCAACAGTTTCATATGGGTTTGGAGTATGAATTCATGGATATTCTTTCGCTCAGAGGAGGATATAAATTCAACTATGACTCGGACGGATTAACCCTGGGTATTGGCTTAAAATATAAGGTTGGAAATATGCAAGTTTCTATGGATTATAGCTATGGCTCAATGGGGGATTATCTCGAGGATGTGCAACGGATAAGCTTAGGGGTCATTGTGCCATGA
- a CDS encoding T9SS C-terminal target domain-containing protein, which yields MSASAQDRQWQVHRRGLLHQTIFNTGELGRPYSAGGTVPEGRPSLEWPPYSRMILERRNYPGHHNSFGSGVWLAATAPSGRKYAFCGAVSNTNGEPVPVVGVYSFPLEIRRIENFPVLPSGELNPEFDPNEAEEIIISRWDTPVGIRVTRTSRAWSYPGYDSFIIYEYEFQNITADTLKDVFITFANTFAPSMFGWQRNYGVWSEASLRGQPPAGTGDVFARFDLKRWLSYVHTRDGLPDPVFFEQWAQPGDRGGLNAPQAVGFMVLYYDYEHLATRKQTQQVFLVPADSTGMWDENGKPKQPFMLRYENGNLYEAKIAPWMDPLLRRKTGIWHSPTDSTRFATQFEPELWSYWKGRTSTSANLSWWQPAVHAYGFFPYVLPPGETIRFAVAEVVGYGPGQKDDKVYKDLGGRVRAGVDAGELFSPVPSWYEQLAYPHLGSKGYIGSTYLQEHPLPWYVTPPVISIRDVADQAIELYTGRPLVKHDTLQYDPATAPSKGRYNTIPIPYPAPAIRVENTASGANRIVWGTQVERFSTVRLRAPFSHYEVLRAPHPLGPWKLIDTVQPQDPRYFDTETGEYAILDPESRPGETVAYAVVSVDAAGGRSGMTNLTLHETQAPAAERLGKVYVIPNPLIVSSGLTGSDPRGDILDRIQFVGLTRRCTIRIYSYSGQLVRVIEHDRDSFGTPWYQLTINNQIIASGVYFFVVEDHETGERATGKFVVIH from the coding sequence ATGAGTGCATCTGCCCAAGATCGGCAGTGGCAGGTGCATCGCCGGGGATTGTTGCACCAGACTATTTTCAATACAGGAGAGCTGGGTCGGCCCTATAGTGCTGGAGGGACGGTTCCAGAAGGCCGGCCTTCTTTGGAGTGGCCCCCCTATTCCCGAATGATTTTGGAGCGCCGTAACTATCCGGGTCACCACAACTCGTTTGGCAGCGGTGTTTGGCTAGCGGCGACTGCCCCCAGTGGGAGAAAATATGCTTTTTGTGGTGCGGTTTCGAACACGAATGGTGAGCCGGTTCCTGTGGTAGGGGTCTACAGTTTCCCGCTCGAAATTCGACGTATTGAGAACTTTCCGGTGCTGCCTTCGGGCGAGCTCAATCCTGAGTTTGATCCCAACGAAGCTGAAGAGATCATTATTTCCCGCTGGGATACGCCTGTAGGCATTCGGGTCACGCGCACCAGTCGTGCTTGGAGCTATCCAGGCTACGATAGCTTTATCATTTACGAATACGAATTCCAGAACATTACAGCCGACACGTTAAAAGATGTTTTTATCACGTTCGCAAATACGTTTGCCCCATCGATGTTTGGCTGGCAGCGGAACTATGGCGTCTGGTCGGAGGCTTCGCTGCGTGGCCAGCCGCCAGCTGGCACAGGTGACGTATTTGCGCGCTTTGATCTGAAGCGCTGGCTGAGTTACGTGCACACGCGGGATGGGTTGCCAGATCCTGTTTTCTTTGAACAATGGGCGCAACCAGGAGATCGGGGCGGGCTCAACGCTCCACAGGCTGTAGGCTTTATGGTGCTCTACTACGACTATGAGCACCTGGCCACCCGCAAGCAGACGCAGCAGGTCTTTCTGGTGCCAGCCGACAGCACAGGGATGTGGGACGAAAACGGCAAGCCGAAGCAGCCCTTCATGCTGCGCTATGAAAACGGCAACCTCTATGAGGCCAAAATTGCACCTTGGATGGATCCTTTGCTCCGGCGAAAAACGGGAATCTGGCATAGCCCTACGGACTCCACGCGCTTTGCAACGCAGTTTGAGCCAGAACTGTGGTCGTATTGGAAGGGACGGACAAGCACTTCCGCGAACTTGTCTTGGTGGCAACCTGCCGTGCATGCCTATGGGTTTTTCCCCTATGTGTTGCCTCCAGGCGAGACAATCCGCTTTGCCGTAGCTGAAGTCGTTGGCTATGGGCCCGGACAAAAAGACGATAAGGTCTATAAGGACCTGGGCGGTAGGGTTCGTGCCGGGGTAGATGCGGGCGAACTTTTTAGTCCAGTACCCAGCTGGTATGAGCAGCTAGCGTATCCTCACTTAGGAAGCAAAGGCTACATTGGCAGTACGTACTTGCAGGAGCATCCATTGCCTTGGTACGTCACGCCACCGGTAATCTCGATTCGAGATGTAGCCGATCAGGCTATTGAGCTCTATACCGGACGGCCTTTGGTTAAGCACGACACGTTGCAATACGATCCGGCTACAGCGCCTTCAAAAGGACGCTATAACACCATCCCGATCCCGTATCCCGCTCCAGCCATTCGTGTAGAAAATACCGCCTCCGGTGCCAACCGAATCGTTTGGGGCACGCAGGTCGAGCGCTTTTCAACCGTCCGACTACGCGCACCTTTTAGCCACTACGAAGTGCTTCGGGCACCCCATCCCCTGGGCCCCTGGAAGCTCATCGATACGGTTCAGCCTCAGGATCCGCGCTATTTCGATACCGAAACCGGGGAGTATGCGATTCTAGATCCAGAAAGCAGACCCGGCGAAACCGTAGCCTACGCCGTGGTTTCGGTGGATGCCGCAGGAGGCCGAAGCGGCATGACCAACCTGACCCTCCACGAAACCCAAGCCCCAGCTGCTGAACGGCTCGGTAAAGTCTACGTCATTCCGAATCCACTGATTGTGTCTAGCGGCCTAACCGGAAGTGACCCAAGAGGAGATATTCTGGACCGTATCCAGTTTGTCGGACTAACGCGGCGCTGCACGATTCGGATTTACTCTTATTCCGGCCAACTTGTGCGGGTGATTGAGCACGACCGGGATTCCTTCGGCACTCCGTGGTATCAGCTAACCATCAATAACCAGATCATCGCCTCTGGCGTGTATTTCTTTGTGGTCGAAGACCACGAGACTGGCGAGCGCGCTACCGGGAAATTTGTCGTGATTCACTAA